The Streptomyces laurentii genome contains a region encoding:
- a CDS encoding thioesterase superfamily protein (CoenzymeA binding site [chemical binding];~PHB binding site;~PaaI_thioesterase isa tetrameric acyl-CoA thioesterase with a hot dog fold and one of several proteins responsible for phenylacetic acid (PA) degradation in bacteria. Although orthologs of PaaI exist in archaea and eukaryotes, their function has not...; cd03443;~Thioesterase superfamily protein [Streptomyces fulvissimus DSM40593];~UniProt-pubmed:11572948; UniProt-pubmed:21463507; UniProt-pubmed:18375553; UniProt-pubmed:20581206; UniProt-pubmed:12000953; UniProt-pubmed:20064060; UniProt-pubmed:21551298;~identified by MetaGeneAnnotator; putative;~subunit interaction site [polypeptide binding]), whose translation MGEQQHVKFPQEVIDEYAALGVDLPALFSAGHLGTRMGVRILEASADRVVGSMPVEGNTQPYGLLHGGASAVLAETLGSIGAMLHGGLTRIAVGVDLNCTHHRGVRDGQVTGVATPVHRGRSTATYEIVITDEQGKRVCSARLTCMLKEVGANDAAVLPDAGRADNA comes from the coding sequence ATGGGTGAGCAGCAGCACGTGAAGTTCCCGCAGGAGGTCATCGACGAGTACGCGGCGCTCGGCGTGGACCTGCCGGCGCTCTTCTCGGCCGGACACCTCGGCACCCGGATGGGCGTGCGAATCCTGGAGGCGTCCGCCGACCGCGTCGTCGGCAGCATGCCGGTCGAGGGCAACACCCAGCCGTACGGACTGCTGCACGGCGGCGCCTCCGCGGTCCTGGCCGAGACCCTCGGCTCGATCGGCGCGATGCTGCACGGCGGCCTCACCCGCATCGCGGTGGGCGTCGACCTGAACTGCACGCACCACCGCGGGGTCCGCGACGGCCAGGTGACCGGCGTCGCCACGCCCGTCCACCGGGGCCGCTCGACCGCCACGTACGAGATCGTCATCACCGACGAGCAGGGCAAGCGGGTCTGCTCGGCACGGCTCACCTGCATGCTCAAGGAGGTCGGCGCCAACGACGCGGCGGTGCTCCCGGACGCCGGCCGCGCCGACAACGCCTGA
- a CDS encoding oxidoreductase molybdopterin subunit (TIGRFAM: oxidoreductase alpha (molybdopterin) subunit; KEGG: sgr:SGR_5526 formate dehydrogenase; PFAM: molybdopterin oxidoreductase; molydopterin dinucleotide-binding region;~The MopB_CT_ydeP CD includes a group of related uncharacterized bacterial molybdopterin-binding oxidoreductase-like domains with a putative molybdopterin cofactor binding site. This CD is of the conserved molybdopterin_binding C-terminal (MopB_CT) region...; cd02787;~The MopB_ydeP CD includes a group of related uncharacterized bacterial molybdopterin-binding oxidoreductase-like domains with a putative molybdopterin cofactor binding site. These members belong to the molybdopterin_binding (MopB) superfamily of proteins; cd02767;~identified by MetaGeneAnnotator; putative;~oxidoreductase alpha (molybdopterin) subunit; TIGR01701;~oxidoreductase molybdopterin subunit [Streptomyces flavogriseus ATCC33331];~putative molybdopterin cofactor binding site;~putative molybdopterin cofactor binding site [chemical binding]), producing MVSKPPAGDPVQDAPRVAAPQHAAAGLPAVAHTLRIAQAQMGVRRTAQTLLKVNQKDGFDCPGCAWPEGDKRHVAEFCENGAKAVAEEATLRRVTPAFFAAHPVADLATRSGYWLGQQGRITQPVYLPEGGERYEPVSWERAFAILAEELTALSSPDEALFYTSGRTSNEAAFLLQLFAREFGTNNLPDCSNMCHESSGSALTETIGVGKGSVSLEDLHQADLIVVAGQNPGTNHPRMLSALEKAKAAGARIISVNPLPEAGLERFKNPQTPQGLLRGAALTDLFLQIRIGGDQALFRLLNKLILDTPGAVDEEFVTAHTHGYEEFTAAATAADWDETLAATGLTRAEIERALAMVLASKRTIVCWAMGLTQHKHSVPTIREIVNFLLLRGNIGRPGAGVCPVRGHSNVQGDRTMGIFERPSAAFLDALDKEFGIVSPRHHGLDVVRSIQALRDGDAKVFFAMGGNFIAATPDTEVTEAAMRKARLTVHVSTKLNRSHAVTGRRALILPTLGRTDKDIQKGGRQVVTVEDSMGLVHASRGNLPPASPHLLSEPAIVARLARAVLGAASATPWEEFEADYATIRDRIARVIPGFENFNAKLAADPAGFRLPHAPRDERRFPTATGKANFTAAPVEFPRVPEGRLLLQTLRSHDQYNTTIYGLDDRYRGITGGRRVVLVHPDDAAALGFADGAYADLVSEWTDGVERRAPGFRVVHYPTARGCAAAYYPETNVLVPLESTADVSNTPASKSVIVRLEESASA from the coding sequence ATGGTCAGCAAGCCGCCCGCCGGCGACCCGGTCCAGGACGCGCCGCGGGTCGCGGCGCCGCAGCACGCGGCGGCCGGCCTGCCCGCCGTCGCGCACACCCTGCGGATCGCCCAGGCGCAGATGGGCGTGCGGCGCACCGCGCAGACGCTCCTCAAGGTCAACCAGAAGGACGGCTTCGACTGTCCCGGCTGCGCCTGGCCGGAGGGCGACAAGCGGCACGTGGCCGAGTTCTGCGAGAACGGGGCGAAGGCGGTCGCCGAGGAGGCGACGCTGCGCCGGGTGACCCCCGCGTTCTTCGCCGCGCACCCGGTCGCCGACCTGGCCACCCGCAGCGGCTACTGGCTCGGCCAGCAGGGCCGCATCACCCAGCCCGTGTACCTGCCCGAGGGCGGGGAGCGCTACGAGCCGGTGTCGTGGGAGCGGGCGTTCGCGATCCTCGCGGAGGAACTGACCGCGCTGTCCTCCCCCGACGAGGCGCTGTTCTACACCTCGGGCCGCACCAGCAACGAGGCCGCGTTCCTCCTCCAGCTCTTCGCCCGCGAGTTCGGCACCAACAACCTGCCGGACTGCTCCAACATGTGCCACGAGTCCTCCGGCTCCGCGCTCACCGAGACCATCGGCGTCGGCAAGGGCAGCGTGTCCCTGGAGGACCTCCACCAGGCGGACCTCATCGTGGTCGCCGGGCAGAACCCGGGCACGAACCATCCGCGGATGCTGTCGGCCCTGGAGAAGGCGAAGGCGGCCGGCGCGCGGATCATCTCGGTGAACCCGCTGCCCGAGGCCGGCCTGGAGCGGTTCAAGAACCCGCAGACGCCGCAGGGCCTGCTGCGGGGCGCCGCGCTCACCGACCTCTTCCTGCAGATCCGCATCGGCGGCGACCAGGCCCTGTTCCGGCTGCTCAACAAGCTGATCCTGGACACGCCGGGCGCCGTCGACGAGGAGTTCGTCACCGCGCACACGCACGGGTACGAGGAGTTCACGGCGGCCGCGACCGCCGCCGACTGGGACGAGACGCTCGCCGCGACCGGCCTCACCCGGGCCGAGATCGAGCGGGCCCTCGCGATGGTCCTCGCCTCGAAGCGGACGATCGTGTGCTGGGCGATGGGCCTGACCCAGCACAAGCACTCCGTGCCGACCATTCGCGAGATCGTCAACTTCCTTCTGCTGCGCGGGAACATCGGCCGGCCGGGCGCCGGCGTCTGCCCGGTGCGCGGCCACTCCAACGTGCAGGGCGACCGCACGATGGGCATCTTCGAACGGCCCTCGGCGGCCTTCCTGGACGCCCTGGACAAGGAGTTCGGGATCGTCTCGCCGCGCCACCACGGCCTCGACGTGGTCCGCTCCATCCAGGCGCTGCGCGACGGCGACGCCAAGGTGTTCTTCGCGATGGGCGGCAACTTCATCGCCGCGACCCCGGACACCGAGGTCACCGAGGCGGCGATGCGCAAGGCCCGGCTGACCGTGCACGTGTCGACGAAGCTGAACCGCTCGCACGCCGTCACGGGCCGCCGCGCGCTGATCCTGCCGACGCTGGGCCGCACGGACAAGGACATACAGAAGGGCGGCCGTCAGGTCGTCACGGTCGAGGACTCGATGGGTCTGGTGCACGCCTCGCGCGGCAACCTGCCGCCCGCGAGCCCGCACCTGCTGTCCGAGCCGGCGATCGTCGCCCGCCTCGCGCGCGCGGTGCTCGGCGCCGCGTCGGCCACCCCGTGGGAGGAGTTCGAAGCGGACTACGCCACGATTCGCGACCGCATCGCGCGCGTGATCCCCGGCTTCGAGAACTTCAACGCCAAGCTCGCCGCGGACCCGGCCGGCTTCCGGCTGCCCCACGCGCCGCGCGACGAACGCCGCTTCCCGACGGCCACCGGCAAGGCCAACTTCACGGCCGCGCCGGTCGAGTTCCCGCGCGTCCCCGAGGGCCGGCTGCTGCTCCAGACGCTGCGCTCGCACGACCAGTACAACACCACGATCTACGGCCTCGACGACCGCTACCGCGGCATCACGGGCGGCCGCCGGGTCGTCCTCGTCCACCCCGACGACGCGGCCGCGCTGGGCTTCGCCGACGGCGCGTACGCGGATCTGGTCAGCGAGTGGACCGACGGCGTCGAACGCCGGGCGCCCGGATTCCGGGTGGTGCACTACCCGACGGCCCGGGGCTGCGCGGCCGCGTACTACCCGGAGACGAACGTCCTGGTGCCGCTGGAGTCGACCGCCGACGTCAGCAACACCCCCGCGAGCAAGTCCGTGATCGTCCGTCTGGAAGAATCCGCTTCCGCCTGA